From Pseudonocardia autotrophica, one genomic window encodes:
- a CDS encoding LysR family transcriptional regulator: MLEPRRLRMLSQLRRSGTMASAARALGYSPTSISQQLALLEKEAGSTLFVAAGRGVRLTPAGVLLAERADAILDALDAAAREVRRIGETPVGRVRLSTFQTAALTALPDVAGVLRRHYPGVRLDVVHLEPREALDALARHAVDLALLEEYPGTPLPKPRSVLRRVVALDPLYLATPSGESARRPEPEARWVLEPRGTAARRWADATCRASGFEPDVQFESHDMTVHRAVIGAGLAHGFLPGLALRAVDDDRITLTTMSGDPARSIILASDRASAGDVACTTVGRLLGEMFTSPSTDPGAGPAVGE; this comes from the coding sequence GTGCTGGAGCCCCGTCGGCTACGGATGCTGAGCCAGTTGCGGCGCAGCGGAACCATGGCCTCGGCCGCGCGTGCGCTCGGCTACTCGCCGACCTCGATCTCCCAGCAGTTGGCCCTGCTGGAGAAGGAGGCCGGCAGCACTCTGTTCGTCGCCGCGGGCCGCGGGGTCCGGTTGACGCCGGCCGGCGTCCTGCTGGCGGAGCGGGCCGACGCGATCCTCGACGCGCTCGACGCCGCCGCCCGCGAGGTCCGGCGGATCGGGGAGACACCGGTCGGGCGGGTCCGGTTGTCCACCTTCCAGACGGCCGCGCTGACCGCACTCCCGGACGTCGCCGGGGTCCTTCGGCGGCACTATCCCGGTGTCCGGCTGGACGTGGTGCACCTGGAGCCGCGGGAGGCGCTGGACGCCCTGGCCCGGCATGCGGTGGACCTGGCGCTCCTGGAGGAGTACCCGGGCACCCCGCTGCCGAAGCCGCGGTCGGTGCTCCGGCGGGTGGTCGCCCTCGATCCGCTGTATCTCGCGACACCGTCCGGCGAGAGCGCCCGTCGGCCCGAGCCGGAGGCCCGCTGGGTGCTGGAGCCTCGAGGTACGGCCGCCCGGCGCTGGGCGGACGCGACCTGCCGCGCCTCGGGGTTCGAACCGGACGTGCAGTTCGAGTCGCACGACATGACGGTGCACCGCGCGGTCATCGGCGCCGGACTGGCCCACGGGTTCCTGCCGGGTCTGGCACTGCGGGCCGTCGACGACGACCGGATCACGCTGACGACGATGTCCGGCGATCCGGCGCGGTCCATCATCCTGGCCTCGGACCGCGCCTCGGCCGGCGACGTGGCGTGCACGACCGTCGGTCGTCTGCTGGGAGAGATGTTCACCTCCCCCAGCACGGACCCCGGTGCCGGACCGGCCGTCGGCGAATGA
- a CDS encoding aminotransferase class III-fold pyridoxal phosphate-dependent enzyme encodes MQNATAAPELTHRVHELRAVYEKANPRSAERHLRARTVMPGGNTRTTLHYAPFPLVFTGAAGATLRSLDGDDYLDLLGDFTAGLYGHSHPVLRAALNRAVDAGTTFGGHNDDEDSFVAELVRRFPSLELARLTNSGTEANTLALAAAVAHTGRSTILVFRGGYHGGVLDFTAPQRPLNLPHRFRVCDYADPAAAAAAIRECGEDLAAVLVEPMQGSAGCIPADPELLRTVRAATAEVGALLVFDEVMTSRLGPGGLQQELGITPDLTTLGKYLGGGMTFGAFGGRADIMRRFDPGVPGAWGHPGTFNNNTLTVAAGLAGLVQVLTPEVLADLNTRGDRLRGRLVELFRAADLPFTATGSGSLMTIHPVRGPVRSVADLAAADDQLRELLFLHLLGERIWIARRGFIALTLAVTDADCDALVASVDRFAHRHGDTVRRHAGR; translated from the coding sequence ATGCAGAACGCGACGGCGGCACCGGAGCTGACCCATCGGGTCCACGAGCTCCGGGCGGTCTACGAGAAGGCGAACCCGCGCAGCGCCGAACGCCACCTGCGCGCCCGCACCGTGATGCCCGGTGGGAACACCCGGACGACCCTGCACTACGCACCGTTCCCCCTGGTGTTCACCGGGGCCGCGGGCGCGACGCTGCGGTCCCTCGACGGCGACGACTACCTCGACCTGCTCGGCGACTTCACCGCCGGGCTCTACGGCCACTCCCATCCGGTGCTCCGCGCCGCCCTGAACCGGGCCGTCGACGCGGGCACCACGTTCGGCGGCCACAACGACGACGAGGACTCCTTCGTGGCGGAGCTGGTCCGCCGGTTCCCCTCCCTCGAGCTGGCCCGGCTGACCAACTCGGGCACCGAGGCCAACACGCTCGCGCTCGCCGCCGCGGTCGCCCACACCGGCCGGTCCACGATCCTCGTCTTCCGCGGCGGCTACCACGGCGGCGTCCTCGACTTCACCGCTCCGCAGCGGCCCCTGAACCTGCCCCACCGGTTCCGGGTCTGCGACTACGCCGATCCCGCCGCCGCGGCCGCCGCGATCCGGGAGTGCGGCGAGGACCTCGCCGCGGTCCTGGTCGAGCCGATGCAGGGCAGCGCCGGGTGTATCCCGGCCGACCCGGAGCTGCTCCGCACGGTGCGCGCGGCGACGGCCGAGGTCGGTGCGCTGCTCGTGTTCGACGAGGTGATGACATCGCGCCTCGGCCCGGGCGGGCTGCAGCAGGAGCTGGGCATCACCCCGGACCTGACCACGCTGGGCAAGTACCTGGGTGGCGGGATGACCTTCGGGGCCTTCGGCGGCCGGGCCGACATCATGCGGCGGTTCGATCCCGGTGTCCCCGGCGCGTGGGGGCACCCGGGGACGTTCAACAACAACACGCTCACGGTCGCGGCCGGGCTGGCCGGCCTGGTGCAGGTGCTCACCCCCGAGGTGCTCGCGGACCTCAACACCCGGGGCGACCGGCTACGCGGACGGCTGGTGGAGCTCTTCCGCGCCGCCGACCTGCCGTTCACCGCGACCGGCAGCGGCTCGTTGATGACGATCCACCCGGTCCGCGGTCCGGTGCGTTCGGTAGCGGACCTCGCGGCCGCCGACGACCAGCTCCGGGAACTGCTGTTCCTGCACCTGCTGGGCGAGCGCATCTGGATCGCCCGCCGGGGATTCATCGCACTGACCCTCGCCGTGACCGACGCCGACTGCGACGCACTCGTGGCGTCGGTCGACCGGTTCGCCCACCGGCACGGCGACACCGTTCGCCGGCACGCCGGGCGCTGA
- the yajC gene encoding preprotein translocase subunit YajC, protein MDLILAQEAGGSGLLSLLPFLIILLLFVPLFLNGRKQRRQMAETQAMQQALEDGDVVVTTSGLRGTITDASYEDTIDLEIADGVVTTWLRAAIREKVDPDTSSEDESGDSTESAGSSDASQPKPENKPTIH, encoded by the coding sequence ATGGATCTGATTCTTGCGCAGGAGGCCGGTGGATCCGGTCTGCTGTCCCTGCTGCCCTTCCTCATCATCCTGCTGCTGTTCGTGCCGCTGTTCCTCAACGGCCGCAAGCAGCGCAGGCAGATGGCGGAGACCCAGGCGATGCAGCAGGCGCTGGAGGACGGCGATGTCGTCGTCACCACGTCCGGGCTGCGGGGAACCATCACCGACGCCTCCTACGAGGACACGATCGACCTCGAGATCGCCGACGGCGTGGTCACGACCTGGCTGCGTGCGGCGATCCGGGAGAAGGTCGACCCCGACACGTCGTCGGAGGACGAGTCCGGTGACTCCACCGAGTCCGCCGGCAGCTCGGACGCCTCGCAGCCGAAGCCGGAGAACAAGCCGACGATCCACTGA